The Phycisphaerae bacterium genome includes a window with the following:
- a CDS encoding MATE family efflux transporter has protein sequence MAVLVHKSVTRTLFGMAFPMLAGTFAMNAYNLMDTWFVAKLGTIPLAAMGFTFPVVMLLTCVARGIGSGVTTLVSHAIGRHDREYTVRLATHGTLLTLVVTAVISIGGYVSIGPIFTALGADAETLPLIGEYMRTWYLGAVFMTLPMVGSGVLISAGDSKAASGFMILGTLLNLILDPIMIFGYFGCPAMGIRGAALATVIAQGVSTIWMIHLLVRKHRLLVLSVSRLREYLASLRSITGFAVPSILSMILMPISAAIITKLLSGFGNEPVAAAGAAGRIEMFAFMVPMALGISLTPFVSQNFGAGRIDRLREAQRISTRFALGYGALVTAVFFLMAPWLAAFFTDDPKVAATLVSYIRIISFGYGMMEVHRYCGFFLTGMYQPVSATILNAVRVLGLLIPLSYLGAHFGGVTGVFGGRLVTDLVVGCIGIVWVSRALESAALCHDGPLSTPVPAVSPVTATSETSALDGSG, from the coding sequence ATGGCGGTGCTCGTCCACAAAAGCGTCACCCGCACGCTGTTCGGCATGGCGTTTCCCATGCTGGCCGGCACATTCGCGATGAACGCGTACAACCTGATGGACACGTGGTTCGTCGCGAAACTGGGGACGATCCCGCTGGCCGCGATGGGATTCACGTTCCCGGTGGTCATGCTGCTGACCTGCGTGGCCCGGGGCATCGGGTCGGGCGTCACGACGCTGGTCTCGCACGCGATCGGCCGGCACGACCGCGAGTACACGGTCCGGCTGGCCACGCACGGCACACTGCTGACGCTGGTTGTCACGGCGGTAATTTCGATCGGCGGCTACGTTTCGATCGGTCCGATCTTCACCGCCCTCGGCGCCGACGCAGAGACGCTGCCGCTGATCGGCGAGTACATGCGCACCTGGTACCTGGGCGCGGTGTTCATGACGTTGCCCATGGTGGGCAGCGGCGTTTTGATCTCGGCCGGCGACTCCAAGGCGGCCAGCGGGTTTATGATCCTGGGCACGCTTTTGAACCTGATTCTCGATCCGATCATGATTTTCGGCTATTTCGGCTGCCCGGCCATGGGAATCCGCGGGGCGGCCCTGGCCACCGTCATCGCCCAGGGCGTCTCGACCATCTGGATGATCCACCTGCTCGTGCGGAAGCATCGCCTGCTGGTTCTGAGCGTTTCGCGACTCAGGGAGTATCTCGCATCGCTGCGGAGCATCACCGGCTTTGCCGTGCCGAGTATCCTGAGCATGATCCTGATGCCGATCTCGGCCGCCATCATTACCAAGCTCCTGAGCGGGTTCGGCAATGAGCCCGTCGCAGCCGCCGGTGCGGCCGGCCGCATCGAGATGTTCGCCTTCATGGTTCCCATGGCGCTGGGCATTTCGCTGACGCCGTTCGTCAGCCAGAATTTCGGGGCTGGTCGCATCGACCGGCTCCGTGAGGCCCAGCGGATATCGACCCGCTTCGCTCTGGGCTACGGCGCGTTGGTGACCGCGGTCTTCTTCCTGATGGCTCCCTGGCTGGCGGCGTTCTTCACCGACGATCCGAAGGTCGCCGCGACGCTGGTGTCGTACATCCGGATCATCTCCTTCGGCTACGGGATGATGGAGGTCCACCGCTACTGCGGTTTCTTCCTGACCGGCATGTACCAACCCGTCTCGGCGACGATTCTCAACGCGGTGCGGGTTCTTGGCCTGCTGATACCGCTATCCTACCTGGGCGCCCACTTTGGGGGAGTGACCGGCGTTTTCGGCGGGCGTCTCGTCACGGACCTGGTCGTCGGATGCATCGGCATTGTCTGGGTGTCGCGTGCGCTGGAGTCTGCCGCGCTATGCCATGATGGGCCGTTATCGACACCCGTCCCAGCCGTTTCTCCCGTTACAGCCACCTCCGAGACTTCGGCGCTCGACGGAAGCGGCTAA